The nucleotide window TACTGTACAATGTTACTCGCGGATATGGGCGCAGACGTCGTCAAAATCGAGCGCCCGGGAGGGGACCTCATCCGATCGAATCCGCCGTTCGTCGACGACCCCGACGAAGAGGCCTACGGAGGGTACTTCCAGAGTGTCAACCGTGGCAAAAAGAGCATCGAACTCGACTTCGGCGACGACGAGGATCGCGACGACTTCCTCTCGCTCGTCGAAGAGGCCGACATCGTCGTCGAGAACTACCGAGCGGGGACGATGGAGAAATACGACCTCGGCTACGAGACACTAACCGAGTACAACCCCGAACTCATCTACTCCTCGATTCGCGGCTTTGGCGACCCACGCACGGGCAAAACGGATCGTCAGGGACAGCCCTCCTTCGACCTCATCGCGCAGGCACTCGGGGGCGTGATGGAGATCACGGGTCAAGAAGACGGCCCACCGACGAAAACCGGTCCCGGCGTCGGCGACCTTTTTACCGCGACGCTGAACTGCATCGGCATTCTGGCGGCGGTCAACCACCGTGCCCAGACCGGTGAGGGCCAGTACGTCGACACCGGCATGTACGACTCGATGCTCAGCTTCACCGAACGCGCGATCTACCAGCAGTCCTACACCGGTGAGGCACCGAGCCGACAGGGCAACTCCCACCCGACGCTGTTCCCCTACGATGCCTTCGAAACTGCGGATGGGTACACCGTCATCGCCGCCTTCGGCACCAACCACTGGAAAGAGGTCTGTGCAGCGATGGGCCGTGAGGACCTCGCCGAGGAGTACCCCACCGCAGCCGACCGCCTCGAGCACCGCGATGCCCTGCGCGAGGAGATGGCCGCCTGGACGGCCGAGTTGACCAACGACGAACTCATCGACACCCTCGAGGGCCGTGTGCCGGTCGCCCCGGTCCAGACCACCGAGGAGATTTTCGAGGACCCGCACGTCCACGCCCGCGACATGCTCGTCTCGGTCGAACAGCCCGGCGCCGACCGCGAGGTCGAGATCGCTGGCAACCCGATCAAAATGTCCAAGACGACGCCCGAGCCGCGCGGTCGCGCGCCGTTGCTCGACGAACACCGCGAGGAAGTGCTCGGTGACGAAGCCGAGACAACGGCCGACGACTAGCGAGATTCTGCTGTATTTCTGTTGGGCTCCCCTTGCCTGAAGCCGCCAAGCAACTGCGCTCGAGCGGTCGATCCGTGCGTGGATTCGAGTCAGCCGTTACTATACTCCGGCTGAAAGAGTGCAGGCGGCGCGTGACAGCCACAGGGCGAGGCGATGGCTTCCGTCGGACCGATAACGGTCAGCATCGTCACTGGCGACCCACAGGACGCACAGTCGGGAAACGACGTGTCGGGCTCGAGGTCGTCGGCTACGTCCATGAGGTCCTCCGTGACCGGGGCCGTCGGTCGATGAGATGTACGTCAGCAGCCGACAGCCGATCCGAGAAGCGTGGTCGAACTGGACGAGACAAGCGTCGGGTGAGCGGGGGGAGTCCCGCGAGTGGATGTGATGTCATGGTTCGTACCGTTCAGGGCCGAAAGCCGCCGTTCGCGAGGCATACCCGGACAGGTCGTTCCCGCAGGCGAGTTGTAGCTTCCGTTCGTCACAGTTTCGTACGGAAGCTTATAACTATTGTCGATTGTCAGAACTAATGGTCACGGCAAACGGTGATTAACCGTCGGGTTGCGTGAACTCCAGCCCACAGGGCCGATCTCGAGTCACCGGCCACGATGGCGTGGCCAAGAACCGTGCTACTCGTCGTCCGATTCCTCGGGACGGTGGTCGACACCACACGCCTGCAGTACCTGTCGACGTGGTACGTCTTCGCTCCGGGATCGGTTTCTGCGAGCACATGCTCTCGAGATGAGCCGTGCATTCGTCGCTGAGTCGCTCGGGAGATCGTATCTGGACACGATTACACAGAGAGGACCAACGCTGCGACGGAAACGCACCGACTGACGGGTTGCGTCCACGAGTGACGGCCGGAGAGTAACTCTTTTGCGGGACCCCTACACACGTTCCCGTATGGACTGGCCACACGATCCCGACGGAGAGCAGGGCAGCGAAGGGATGCGCAAGTTCGATATGCGAATCATCGCCGACAAAGTCGACGAGGAAGAGGACTTCCCGCTCGACCGCGACGAGTTCGTCGACGAACACGGCGACGATCCGATTCGAATCAACCACAAACGAGTCGTGGCGATGCGCGAGATTTTCGAGTACGTCGACGAACCGGAGTTCGAGACGATCCTCGATATGCACAAAGCGGTCGGCGCAGCGATGCGCACCGGTGACTTCTGGGACTACCACCCGAAAGGCGCAAACCCCGAGAAGAAACACGCCTAACGGACTGTTCGCACAGTAATCGACTCGAGTCGATCGACGATCGCGTTTTTCGCCCATCACGAATCTGGATTACGTATCACTTATACGATGGCGTTCGAAAGAATCGAGCACCGTGACTAATACGCAGGTGACGCTCTTTCAGATCGACAACTACGGGCCGTGGACGGTGACGCCGGAACCACGACGGGAAGCGGACCTCCAGACGCTGCAGTCCCGGCTCTACGCCGACATTTCTCAGTTCGTCGGTAACCGCGGCGGCTACGTCTTCTTCACGCGCTTTGATAACATGATCGCCGTCACGAACGGCTGCTCGTTCGAGGACCACGAACTCCTGCAGGAATCCGTCGGTAACCGCTACCCCGTGACACTCAGTATCGGCGTTGCGACCGGCACGAACCCCGTTCAGGCACTCGCCGACGCGACGGCCCGCATTCAAGAGGCCGGCAGCGCACAGGACAAGACCCGCCGGGAGTGTCTCGAGGGCCGAGTCATCGAGGCTCCTCATCGGACCGACGGAGACGTCCAGATTGCCCACTTCGACGTCGTCAACGCGACCGGTCAGTACACCGACGAACTCAACGCCTTCGATACGTTCATCGAGATCGAACAGGGGTATGCAGAACTCATGCGACACATGCGGTATGCCCACAACAGCCTCTCCTTTTTCGTCGGCGGCGACAACATCATCGTCGTCTGCCCGGACCTCGAGGCAGCCGACTACGAGGAAGCGGTCGCCCACGTCGAGGCGGCCGTCGACGTCGAGTTGCAGGTCGGGGTCGGTCGCGGCAAAAGCGCCCACGACGCCGGCTTCGCGGCGAAACACGCCCTCGAAACGTGCCGTGCCGACGGCACCCGAGTCGAACTCGAGTTGTAGCCGTCCCGAAACGGCGAACTACGGACCTTCGACGCGAGTTCGCTTAAGTGTGGTGGAGGTAGCTTTTAGCCGGTCTGTGTGTATGTTTCACATATGGAATCGGAACTGTCCGTCAGGGATATCCTGACGACTGAATACGTGGGTGTCAGCGAGTCAGACACCGTTCAGGGTGCGGTCGAACTCATGCGCGAGGAACGAGCGAGTTGCGTGCTCGTCGTCCGCGGCAGCGACCCAGTCGGTATCATGACCGAGTGGGACGTCCTCGGTGTCGTCGCCGACGACCACGAGCCGAGCGAGACGACCGTTGGCGACGTGATGACGTCGCCAGTGATCACGTTCGGGCCTGACCGAGGGCTCACCGACGCCGCCAGCACGATGGCCAGAGAGAACATCCGCAACATCGTGATCGAGGACGACAACGGCGTCGTAGGGCTGGTGACCCAGCGAGACGTCATCGCCGCTGCGGGCTCGTTTCAGGCCACGATGACGCCGACGCGGTCGAACGCCACACTCGAGGGAGAGCGCCCGCCCGAGGAACGGGCCCAGTCGGGTGCCTCCAGTGACGACCTCGACGCGCCGGCGATGACCAACGGCGGCGACGAGTACACGACGCAGGGCGTCTGTGAGGCCTGTGGATCGCTTGCGGATTCGTTATGGGAGTCGAACGGACAGCTCGTCTGTGCGGACTGTCGAACGGTGTGACACCCTGGGTTCGACCACTCGCGTCCGTTCTCGTGGGTCACGGGCGCGTCGAATACTGTGCTATGTTACCAGTCATCGGGCACGATTTCTCCGATAGAAAGACCTTTCGGGGGCCGCGGTGGACTGGTCGATAATGACCGATACCCTCGACGACCTCGACGTCGAAGGGACCACCGTCGGCGTCCGCATCGACGTCAATAGCCCCATTGGTGATGACGGCATGCTAGCCGACGATGCCCGACTACGCGCCCACGTCGACACCCTCTCGGAACTGATCGAGCGTGGCGGCCGGGTCGCTGTCCTCGCTCATCAGGGCCGTCCCGGCGGTGACGACTTCGTCACCCTCGAATCGCACGCTGATCGGCTCTCGGAACTGCTCGACCATCCCGTCGACTACGTGGATGCCACGTTCAGCGCCGCCGCCCGCGAGGCCGTTTCGAACCTCGAGAACGGCGACTGCGTCGTTCTCGAGAACACCCGCTTTTACAGCGAGGAATACATGGAGTTCGAACCCGAGCGGGCCGCTCGAACCCATCTCGTGACGGGGCTAGAACCGGTGCTCGATGCCTACGTCAACGACGCCTTCGCTGCGGCACACCGTTCCCAGCCCTCGCTGGTGGGCTTTCCGACCGTCTTACCCGGTTACGCCGGGCGCGTGATGGAAGCCGAACTCGACACGCTCGGCTCGATCGAGGAGACGCCCGAGCCCCGCATCTACGTCCTCGGCGGGGCGAAAGTCTCCGACTCGATCGATGTCGCCTGGTCCGTCCTAGAGAAGGGCCTGGCTGACCACGTCCTCACCGCGGGCGTCGTCGGTAACGTCTTCCTCATCGCCGACGGGGTCGATCTCGGCGACGCGAGTTCCGATTTCATCTACGATCAGGGCTACTGGGACGAGATCGACCGCGCTGCGGACTTACTCGACGCCTACGGCGAACAGGTCGCGCTCCCGCGTGACGTCGCCGTCGAACGCGACGGACAGCGACACGAACTCGGCATCAACGCCTTGCCGCCGCAGGACGACGAGGCCGCCATGGATATCGGGAGTTCGACGCTCGCCTACTACGAGCGACTGCTCGAGGATGCGGGCACGGTGATTCTCAACGGGCCGGCCGGCGTCTTCGAGGACGAGGCCTTCGAGATGGGGACACGACGGCTCTACAACGCGGCGACGGACGTCGAGACGAGCATCGTCGGCGGCGGCGACACGGCCTCGGCCCTGCGTCAACTCGGTGTCGAGGGCTTCTCGCACGTCAGCACCGGCGGTGGTGCCGCGTTGCGGATGCTCACGGCGGAACCGCTCCCCGCAGTTACGGCCCTCGAGAATGGCCCCACACAACAGCAGCCAGCCGACGATTGAACGGGCGTCCCCGAGCGATATCGACGCCGTGGCGGAGCTGTGGGTTCGCCTTGCCCGAGACCAACGCGCCTACGACTCGGTCGTCCGCGCCGACGACAACCGAGAGACGATGCGCGAGGCGCTGGCGGCCCATCAGGTCAACGACGGCCTGTTCGTCGCCCGCCTCGAGGGAGAACTCGTCGGCTTCGCGTCCTTTACCGTCGAACACGGCTCGCTCGAACTCGACGCTACGCGCGGCCACCTCTCGAACATCTACGTCGAACCCGACGTCCGCAGCCGCGGGATCGGCACCGCGTTGCTCGAGGCCGTCGAGGACGCGCTGGCCGACCGCGGGGTGGAGGTGCTCGTCCTCGAGGTGATGGCCGACAACGAGGCCGCACGGCGGTTTTACGACCGACACGGGTACGACACCCATCGGGTCGCGATGACGCGCTCGCTCGAGGACAGGAAGCAGTCGGAAAACGATACACACTCAAAGGAGGACCACTAATCGCAAACTGCGCCAGGGGAGCATGGGTGGTTCATGCACTCGACTTGTAATCGAGACTCCCGGGGTTCAAATCCCCGCCCTGGCTTCTTCGTCGCGACCAAATCGTGAGCGACGCGAAGCGAGAACTGGTTTTGAATTACGGAACGAGTACGTGACGCGGTCAACGTGCAAGGTGTCTAAATCCGGTCTGTCGTTCGTTTTCGACGGGTAGACAGTCGACAGGCTATGAGTGATTACAGCAACGCGTGTCACAATCCGGTCGGACTGAGAGACGCCGGCCGACGAAGGCCGACGAGTGATCGATGACGACGAGGGTCGATGTCTCAGAGTGAGAACCCATTCGTGGCAACGAGTGGTATTCTGCCCTCGTCGTCGGAAAAATTGACACGGATTTTGATAGTATTATACCCTAAGCATGTTGGTGAGAGAATCAGTACCACGATTCCGAGGCCGTCGCACTCGGGTTTTCGGGGCCCGAGCGGACAGCCAGCCGACGTGATAAGCGCCGACGCGATCAGTACGGGCAGTCGCTGTTAGAGCCGGCTGTCGTGGTTTCCGGGGCCTCGAGCGTCGGGTCAGAGACGTTCCACACGGGTTCGGTGGTGACCGTCCCGTCGCTCGTGATTACCCAGGGAATCACCTGGAAGGTGTCACAGAGGCCGCTGTCGACGGAGAGCGTCGCCGTATCCGACGCCCCCGAGACGTCGCTGACCCCGAGGAGCCGATCCGCCTGCGAGAGCCACCAGACGACGCGCTCGAGGGTCCCGTCGGGATCGGCAACGTCGAGTTCGAAAGTTACCGATTCGTCGGGCGTGACCTCGAGGGTCCCCGCTGCCGGCCGTGCAGCGTCGATGGTGGGTCGTTGGAGTCCGTTCGGCGTGACGGTGACCGTCCAGTTCGCGCGGTACTGCTCGCCGTCGACGTCGACGCCCGCAACGACCTCGTAGGTGCCGTCGGTCTCGAAGGATTCCTGCCAGTAGTGGGCGTCCTGTTCGACGTAGTAGACGCCTTGCCACGGGTTCGCCAGCGTGTCTCCGACGTTCTCGCCATCGATCCACCAGGTGGTCGTCTGGAAGACGTCGGGGTCGACGGCCCCGACCTCGAACTGGACCGTGGTCTCCGGCTGGACGGCCAGTTCGGGGTCGGGAAACTGCAGCGTCGGGTCCAGTTCGGGGGTTTCACGGAGCCCGACGGTGCGCTCGTCGGCGTCGACTCCGCCGTCGACTTCGACCCGAACCGTCACCTCGTCGGCTTCGGCGACGGGTTCGGTCCGGTAGCTCGGGGGAAACGGCCGTTCGGTTTCGCCGGGGCCGACGGTCAGAGTGATATTCCCCGCCTGCTCGCCGTCGACGACGTACTCGAGCGTCGGCCGGATCGCCTCCGCGGTCAGGTTCTCGACCTCGACGGTCCACTCGAGGAGGGCTCCGCCGGTAATCTCGTCCGGGAGTTCGACGATGCGGACGGAGACCGGTGTCTCCTCGCCGTCGGCAGGGTCAGTATCAGTGCCGGTGTCGGATGCACCTTCGTCTGCGGTGGTGGTGCCGGCTGTGTCGTCGCCGAGCGTTGCGGTTCCGACGGACGCAGCCGGAACGAGGCTCCCTGCTGTAACCCCTCGTAGAAGCGTTCGCCTGTTCACGTCTCGACCCTCATACCGACACCCAACCCGAAATCACAGCATAAGTGCGTGCCATCGTTGTCCAGCCAAATTGGACATTGGAAACGCACGAACACTCCAGTCGTTCCGATGGTAGAGCTTACAGGACTGTTGTGTCCGCATAATGTCGAGGCGGTCGCCCCACGCTCGCCGACTCGAGTGCCGTTCGGGCGATACGGAAGGGCGGCCCGTCGAACAGCGACAGCACGACACGGAAGCGCGAGCGGCGGAAAAAGCGACACCTATAACCCGATCGGACGGCCGTTCGTTCTGCCTACTCGGCGCATCTCGCGATCCGGGCGTCCCCCGAGAGCGCGTCGACGTGGACGTGGACGGTCGACCCGTCGGTTTCGAACGGGACGATCCAAGAGGCGCTCGTTCGATGTGGTTCCTCGATCACCGTCGGCTCGTCCGCCTCGACCGCGTCGGCCTCGGCTGCGAGGGTTTTGCGGGCGATCCGTTCGGCCTCTGCGGCGTCGGTGATCCGTATCTCGTCGGTCAGGCGGACGGTCACGACCGGGACGTCGGCCATGCGAACGACGCGTTCGGTGACGCTGCCGACCAGCACCCGATCGAGGCCGGTTCGGCCCTGTGTCCCCATGACGATCATGTCGACGTCGTGCTCATCAGCGTACTCGAGAATGACCTCGTGTGGGACCCCCTGTTCGACCGCCGTGACGGCCTCGACGCCGTCTCGAGTCGCTTCGGCCTCGATTCGCTCGACAGCGCGGTGGGCGGCGGGTGTCGCGGCGTCGTTCTGGAGCGTCCCGAGTGGCCCTTCGGGGACGACCGAGAGGGCGTGAATCGTCGCCCCGAATCGGTCCGCAATCGTCAGGCCGTGCGTGATCGACTGGCGCGTTCCGTCGCTCCCGTCCGTCGGAATGAGGACGTCCTGATACATTACTGTGGGGTTGGGAGCACGAACGTAATAGCGTGCCGGCTACATTCGGTGGACACTCGCAGACGAACCCTCCGTCCCAGCAACTGATCGGTGCCCTACTCGAGAACCGGGCAACCCCGATGCCCTTTGGTAATCCTTTTTACGGTACATGAAAACGTATGCCACGGAGCATGACAAATCTTGTCACAAATCTCGCGGCCGCCGTCGAGAAGTACGGCAAACAGACCGCGGTTGGCTATCAGGGGACTGAAACGAGTTACGAGGAGTTCTGGGGACAGACGGGGGCGTTCGCGGCGGCGCTCGACGCCTGCGGCGTCGGTGGCGGCGATCGGGTCGCGATCTATCTGCCGAACGTCCCGCCGTTTCTGATCGCGTTCCACGGGACGCTTCGGGCCGGCGGGGTCGTCGTCCCGATGAACCCGCAGTATAAAGCCCGCGAGATCAGCCATCTGCTCGGCGACAGCGAGGCGTCGGTAGTCGTCACGCTTTCGGATCTCGTCCCGTTCGTCGATGCTGTCCGGGACGAGACCAGCGTCGAGCACGTCGTCAGTGTCGACGGCGACGCGGAGGGTGCAACCGCACTCGAGGCCTTTCTCGAGCCCGGCGACCCCGACATCGTCGAGCGAGCCGACGACGACGTGGCCGTCCAGCCCTATACGTCAGGAACGACCGGGCAGCCAAAGGGCGTCCAGCTTACTCACAACAATCTCGCGTCGAACGCTCAGTCCGCAGGGGAACTCATTCCGGACGGGATCCGATCAGATGACAAACAGCTCGGCGTCCTCCCGCTGTTTCACATCTACGGCATGACCGTCGTGATGAACGCGACGCTGTTCAACGGTGGCGCGTTTTACCCGTTGCCGTCGTGGGACGCCCAGGAGGCCGTCTCACTCATCGAAAACGAGGAGTTGACGCTGATGCACGGCGTGCCGGCGATGTACAACGACG belongs to Natronorubrum aibiense and includes:
- a CDS encoding DUF5785 family protein; translation: MDWPHDPDGEQGSEGMRKFDMRIIADKVDEEEDFPLDRDEFVDEHGDDPIRINHKRVVAMREIFEYVDEPEFETILDMHKAVGAAMRTGDFWDYHPKGANPEKKHA
- a CDS encoding GTP cyclohydrolase III; translated protein: MTNTQVTLFQIDNYGPWTVTPEPRREADLQTLQSRLYADISQFVGNRGGYVFFTRFDNMIAVTNGCSFEDHELLQESVGNRYPVTLSIGVATGTNPVQALADATARIQEAGSAQDKTRRECLEGRVIEAPHRTDGDVQIAHFDVVNATGQYTDELNAFDTFIEIEQGYAELMRHMRYAHNSLSFFVGGDNIIVVCPDLEAADYEEAVAHVEAAVDVELQVGVGRGKSAHDAGFAAKHALETCRADGTRVELEL
- a CDS encoding phosphoglycerate kinase; its protein translation is MTDTLDDLDVEGTTVGVRIDVNSPIGDDGMLADDARLRAHVDTLSELIERGGRVAVLAHQGRPGGDDFVTLESHADRLSELLDHPVDYVDATFSAAAREAVSNLENGDCVVLENTRFYSEEYMEFEPERAARTHLVTGLEPVLDAYVNDAFAAAHRSQPSLVGFPTVLPGYAGRVMEAELDTLGSIEETPEPRIYVLGGAKVSDSIDVAWSVLEKGLADHVLTAGVVGNVFLIADGVDLGDASSDFIYDQGYWDEIDRAADLLDAYGEQVALPRDVAVERDGQRHELGINALPPQDDEAAMDIGSSTLAYYERLLEDAGTVILNGPAGVFEDEAFEMGTRRLYNAATDVETSIVGGGDTASALRQLGVEGFSHVSTGGGAALRMLTAEPLPAVTALENGPTQQQPADD
- a CDS encoding CBS domain-containing protein → MESELSVRDILTTEYVGVSESDTVQGAVELMREERASCVLVVRGSDPVGIMTEWDVLGVVADDHEPSETTVGDVMTSPVITFGPDRGLTDAASTMARENIRNIVIEDDNGVVGLVTQRDVIAAAGSFQATMTPTRSNATLEGERPPEERAQSGASSDDLDAPAMTNGGDEYTTQGVCEACGSLADSLWESNGQLVCADCRTV
- a CDS encoding GNAT family N-acetyltransferase, with the translated sequence MAPHNSSQPTIERASPSDIDAVAELWVRLARDQRAYDSVVRADDNRETMREALAAHQVNDGLFVARLEGELVGFASFTVEHGSLELDATRGHLSNIYVEPDVRSRGIGTALLEAVEDALADRGVEVLVLEVMADNEAARRFYDRHGYDTHRVAMTRSLEDRKQSENDTHSKEDH
- the mct gene encoding succinyl-CoA:mesaconate CoA-transferase, whose product is MGALSNLRVLDLTQVLAGPYCTMLLADMGADVVKIERPGGDLIRSNPPFVDDPDEEAYGGYFQSVNRGKKSIELDFGDDEDRDDFLSLVEEADIVVENYRAGTMEKYDLGYETLTEYNPELIYSSIRGFGDPRTGKTDRQGQPSFDLIAQALGGVMEITGQEDGPPTKTGPGVGDLFTATLNCIGILAAVNHRAQTGEGQYVDTGMYDSMLSFTERAIYQQSYTGEAPSRQGNSHPTLFPYDAFETADGYTVIAAFGTNHWKEVCAAMGREDLAEEYPTAADRLEHRDALREEMAAWTAELTNDELIDTLEGRVPVAPVQTTEEIFEDPHVHARDMLVSVEQPGADREVEIAGNPIKMSKTTPEPRGRAPLLDEHREEVLGDEAETTADD
- a CDS encoding universal stress protein → MYQDVLIPTDGSDGTRQSITHGLTIADRFGATIHALSVVPEGPLGTLQNDAATPAAHRAVERIEAEATRDGVEAVTAVEQGVPHEVILEYADEHDVDMIVMGTQGRTGLDRVLVGSVTERVVRMADVPVVTVRLTDEIRITDAAEAERIARKTLAAEADAVEADEPTVIEEPHRTSASWIVPFETDGSTVHVHVDALSGDARIARCAE